One stretch of Narcine bancroftii isolate sNarBan1 chromosome 8, sNarBan1.hap1, whole genome shotgun sequence DNA includes these proteins:
- the smim12 gene encoding small integral membrane protein 12 produces the protein MWPVLWVAIRTYAPYITFPVAFVVGTVGYNLEWFIRGNQQQPPVEEKSIFELREERRLAEITNKDCTEVLSLKDKLEFAPRAVLNRNRPDTANRS, from the coding sequence ATGTGGCCTGTTTTGTGGGTTGCCATTCGTACGTATGCTCCCTACATAACTTTTCCTGTGGCTTTTGTGGTTGGGACAGTGGGATACAATTTAGAGTGGTTTATTCGTGGGAACCAACAACAACCACCAGTTGAAGAGAAGAGTATTTTTGAATTGCGTGAAGAAAGGAGGCTTGCAGAGATTACAAATAAAGATTGCACTGAAGTTCTAAGTTTAAAAGATAAGCTGGAGTTTGCACCAAGGGCCGTGCTGAATCGGAATCGTCCAGACACAGCCAATCGTAGCTAG